GTTGCCCCCGTAGGCTCGCCACATCTCACTCAAGGCGGGGGAGTTGGGGTCAATGTCTCGGCTACCAAAGAACTGTTGCCACACCGCCTCCTCTAGCCCACCCAGTTGGTAAAGCTGAACCTGAATGCTGGATTCATACAGTCGTTCTCGGCTCGTAATCAGCGTGACCGATTGCACCGCTGGATCAGCTAATACCCGCAGCAGATCCACATAGGAGCGATGCGCTTCCACAAACTTACCCTGCCCATCCAGTGCAGGTTCCAGGTTATCGATCAACACACCGACTCGCCAGTTAGCATCGCGCAGTTGGCGGCGCAACCGCTCTAAGTTGATGGCAAATTCTCGACCAGGGTCTTGGTTTAAATCGCGCCGCAACCATTCCTCAACGACACTCTCAATCGGAGCAACGTTCTGAGTTTCGGTTGCCATCCACAACTCTAGATAGAAATCAAACCCCTGGGTTTTGAAATAGCGACGTGCCAGGGTCGTTTTACCCAGCCCACCTTCGCCGTGAATCAGGATGACTTTTGCACCTTGATTCACCAGTCGGTTAAGATCTGCGATCGCCCCTTCGCGCCCAATAAAACCCAAGTCATATTGAAAGACCGCAGGTGAATTACCCTCTAACTCACCGCGCAGGTCGGCAACGGTGGGAGGGGAAGGGGGCATAGAAGGTACGGGATCTGTCTGAGGCAAGGGAACCGAAGCCGTAGTTATTTCGGAGTGCGATCGCCAAAACCGTTCTAAAGCGGCTCGAAAGCTCGTCTTGGTTACCCGCTCTTGCAACACCTGAGACAACAGGCGACACAGTCCTGCCCCTTCCTCTTTGATATAGCTCTCGTTATAGCCCAGCGAATCTGCAATACTTTCGTAGGTTTGCCCTGCCCAGGCTCCCTTAAAGACGGCTCGTTTCAGATCGCTTAAATGTTCACCCGTCGCCTCAAAGACTAACTTGTCTGCCAGTTCTAACGCTTCTTCCGCACCCATGCATTAGCCGACCATCAATAATTTGGTAGTGGTTTTGGTAGTGAAATGTACAACGATTCAAAGTCTCTATAATCTAACCCGACTTTTTTCACTCCGACAAAAGGCACCCGACTTTTTCCGACCTTCGGTGAGGGGTTAAACCCCCGACCTTAACCAACTGACAGATTCTATCAGGTTTGGCATCTTTATGGTGTGAGCCACCCAAAGTTCACAAAACCTTCACTGAAGTCTAGATTGCACCCAGGAGCGATAGAGATATGTTTAACCCCTTAAAAACACTTGAATCTCTCTTCTCATCGAGTGACACTCAAACGGTTCCCAACTTCAGTGCACCTCTCTTTGGGGTCAACGCAACTGACAAAGAAAGACAAGCCTTAGTGGATCAACCCATCCAACCCGGTGCTCCCGGACGAGTTAAGTTTCAAGGTTCCTGGTGGCCTGCCCGGTGCGAAAAGAATTTGCGACTCATGCAAGGTGAAATCGTTCGAGTGGTCGGCGTTCGCAACATCACGCTCCTCGTTGAGCCTGTTTCATCCTTACAGTTCTAACCAGGCTCGGTACTTTTGCAATACTGATTGCAACATTGACTCAGGCTATTCAAACTCAACGTATAGCGATCGCCAAAACCATTAGGACATTGAATTTGAGTCCTGCTGAGAGAGACGCGATTAATCGCGTCTGTCCTGTTGAGTGCCTTGTCTTAACTGAGGTGACTACAGCTATAAATTGCATCTAGTACAGCAAAAAATAAGTTTTGAAAGGGGTGAAGGGGTGGAACCACTTCTTGGGGGCGAAGCCCCAAACCCCCTACATTGCAGAACTTTGTGTTCGCAATACTAGTGTCGGGTTAAAGCCTTCTGAATCATTATTTTGAATTAGGTTGGTATTGCCTTGGGATGGGGGTTGGCTTTAATCAGGATGTAACTGCCTTTGATCATCGTTCTCCCATGCGTTCACCTGCTACAGGCAACAGGGGCGATCGCGACCGAATGAGGAGCCTGAGCAACCAGCGTCACTGCTCCATCGGCACCCGTCACCCAACCCTGCGCTTCAATGGGAAGGGGAGAGGGGGGAATAGCTTCTGAGCGGGATGAGGGGCGATCGCTCGTTTCGGTAGGGTCATCCACGCTAACAAATGAGGTCAAGACATCGCCGCTGCCCAACAACTCATTCGGATTGGGGGGCAAACCGCCGCGACCTGTGATCACAAACTCGCTTGTGCCTGAGGCATTGGAACCTTGATCAGAGCAGTTCTGAGCAATCTGTTGAGTGACATCAGCAATATCCGTGGGCAAATCCGCTAACCCGCGACTGGGATCAACATCGGGAGTGGCGATCGCTACCGTTCCCTGAATCCCCCGTTCTGAACTGGCGGTGATGTCGCTCAAAGGCGTAATGAAGGGTCTGGGAGCAATGCCAAACAAGCCTTGTGTGGTCACGTCTACTCTGCCACCGTTGCCCTGAAAGGCGTTTG
Above is a genomic segment from Oscillatoria sp. FACHB-1407 containing:
- a CDS encoding NfeD family protein; its protein translation is MFNPLKTLESLFSSSDTQTVPNFSAPLFGVNATDKERQALVDQPIQPGAPGRVKFQGSWWPARCEKNLRLMQGEIVRVVGVRNITLLVEPVSSLQF